One Methylocystis iwaonis genomic window, CGTGCCGCTCGGCAGCGCGATCGGTTCGCCGATCTCGGGCATGATCCTGTCGGCCATGGATGGCGTCTCCGGCGTCGCCGGTTGGCGTTGGCTTTATTTTCTAGAGGCGTTGCCGTCGATCGCGCTCGGCCTCGTCTGTTTCTTTTATCTGCCCGACCGCCTCGCCGACGCCAAATGGCTCGCCCCGAGCGAGCGCCGATGGTTAGAGGCCGCGCTGGCGCGTGAAGCGCCGGCGCATGAGGAGAATTACTGGCGCGCGCTGGCCGATCCTCGCATTCTTACGATTGGGGTCGCCTATTTCGGGCTGGTTCTTGCGCTTTACGGGCTCAGTTTCTGGCTGCCGCAGATCATCAAGGGCTTTGGCGCGAGCATCCTCGCCGCGGGCTTTCTCACCGCCATTCCCCATGGCTGTGGCGCCGTGGCGATGTGGCTTTGGAGCCGTAGCTCGGATCGGCGCGGCGAGACGGTCGCTCACACGGCGAGCGCCGCGATCGTCGCGAGCGTCGGCCTTGCATGCGCCGCCTATGCGCCGACGCCTGTATTGGCGATGGTCGCGCTGACTGTCGCGGCTTTAGGGTCCGCCGCGGCGCTGCCGACCTTCTGGAGTTTCTGCACATCGACGATCGGCGCGACCGATGCGGTTGTGGGAGTCGCGCTGATCAACTCGATCGGCAATCTCTCGGGGCTGGCGGGGCCTTATTTCATCGGCGTCGTCAAAGGCGCCACGGGCGAATTCTCCGACGCCCTGCTAGTCCTTGCCGCCGGCCCGCTGCTGGGGGCGGCGATGATCTGGCGGATCGGGCGCGCTTCGCGCGATGCGCGCAAATGATACGAATTCCGCTTGAATAGCTCGCATTGGCGCTTGTCATTCCCGACGGGCCAAAGGCCCGATCGGCAATCCAGAGCCACAAAAGCGCCGGTTTTGCTCTGGATTCCCGATCACTCGCTGCGCGAGCGTCGGGAATGACACCGAACCAATCAAGCGGATTTCGTATGACGCTGACTACCCCTCGATCTCTTCGCGCTTGATTTCCAGCTCCAGCCATTGCTCCTCGGCGGCGGAGAGTTCGTTCTCCACCGCAGCGAACATCTCGCTCGCCTTCGCAAATCTCCCCGGGTCCTTGGAGTAAAGCTCAGGGTCGTCGAGCAGCGCCTGCAACTTTGTGCGCTTGACCTTCAGCTCCTCCATTTTGGCGGGCAAGGTCGTCAGCGCATGCTGTTCCTTGAAGGAGAGCTTGACCCTTGCCGGCTGCCGTTCGGCGGGCTTTTCTTTCGGCCCCTTCTCCTTCGGCGCCTCGCGCGTCGCGGCGCCGCGGGCCTCGACGCCCTTGCCGCGCTGCGCGACCATGTCGCTGTAGCCGCCGGCATATTCGACCCAGCGGCCGGCGCCGTCGCTCATCAACACGCTCGTCGCAATGCGGTCGAGAAAGTCGCGGTCATGCGAGACGACGATCAGCGTGCCGGGATAATCGGCGAGCATTTCTTCCAGGAGATCGAGCGTTTCCAG contains:
- a CDS encoding MFS transporter, translating into MTLTLDRPAAIPVDGDRVVAKVAWRLVPLLAAGFFVSYLDRVNVGFAALTMNKELGFTPEFYGWAAGVFFIGYCLLEAPSNYVMHRVGARLWLARIMVSWGVIAAATAFIWSENSFVVLRVLLGAAEAGFPPGVILYLTYWVPAAQRARILAGFLIAVPLGSAIGSPISGMILSAMDGVSGVAGWRWLYFLEALPSIALGLVCFFYLPDRLADAKWLAPSERRWLEAALAREAPAHEENYWRALADPRILTIGVAYFGLVLALYGLSFWLPQIIKGFGASILAAGFLTAIPHGCGAVAMWLWSRSSDRRGETVAHTASAAIVASVGLACAAYAPTPVLAMVALTVAALGSAAALPTFWSFCTSTIGATDAVVGVALINSIGNLSGLAGPYFIGVVKGATGEFSDALLVLAAGPLLGAAMIWRIGRASRDARK